TAAGTGGATTTATTACCTTAAAGAAAGTTGGCACTACTTCTAGTGGGAAAGTACCTGCACAAGCTGTAAGCTGAAGTATTAATAATACTATAGCTAAAAGTCTTCCTGCATCACCCATTAAGAATATCAAGCTTTGTATTATAGCTATGAATACAAAGGATAATAAAATATTAAATAAGAAGTATAGAACCACGTTATCTGGCGTTAAGCCTAAAACTAAAACTATTGAGCTTGCTAGAACGGCTTGTATTATACCTATAATACCATAGGATAGGAATTTACCAAGTACTACCGAAGCCGAACTTGCATTGATATCTGAATCTACATCTTCTTTTATTACGAAGAACATCATTAAAGCCCCAACCCACAAAGATAGTGGGATAAAGTATGGTGTAAAGCCTGAGCCGTAGTTTTTAACTGCGTACATTGGCTTTTCATCTATTGTCAAAGGCTGTGAAACAAAGTCTCCCATAGTTTTGCTGTCATTTAATAAATTTTTATTTATCTTGTCATAACCTTCTTGAAGCTTATCACTTAGTTCTTGTGAACCATCACTTAATTTATTAACTCCGTCTTCAAGCTGTGGTATATTGCTCTTTAGTGTATTTAGTCCGTCATTTAACTGAACTCCACCATCTTGAAGCTTTGTCATTCCACCAAGCAGGGTGTCTTTTGAGCTAGTTTGTTTTTGTGCAATATTCTTAACCTCTTCAGGCTTTGCTATAGCATTTTTTAATTTAGATGAACCATCTTTTATTTGCACAAGTCCATTGCTTAAATCTGAAGACCCAGCATAAAGCTTTCCAACTCCAGCTTCTAATGTTGGAATTTTGCTGTTTAAAGCATTCAAGCCTTCTGTCATTTGTCCAACACCAGCAACTACACTCTTTTGGTTTTTGCTTCCTACATTTACTGCAGCATTTAAAGCCTTAACACCATCAGCTAAGCCTGTCTTTGGTTCAACTACTTTATTATAAAGCATCGCTGTTCCTGTTTTTAGGCTTATGTTGGTTTGACTGTCTGTATTTACAGCTGCATTTAATTGAGGAATAATTGCTATTATTTGTGATAAAGCATAATCCTTTTGTTGTTGAGTTGGTGCATTATTGTATAACAATACTAGCTTGTTTAATGCATCTACTGTACTTGAAATCCTAGTCACACCAGAGTTTATAGAAGTTATTCCTTGCACTAAGCTTGGATGCTGAGCATCACCTGTATTAACAGCATTATTAAGCTGATTTAAACCTGCTCCTACTTGATTAAGTCCAGCGTTCAAATCACTTGAACCTTTATAAAGCTGTGAAATTCCAGCTTTAAGCTCTGGAACTTGACCGTTTAACTGTCCTAGACCTTCATTTAACTGTGAAGCTCCATCCTTTGCTTTAGCTAAAGCTGAGTCTAGTTCATTTGCTCCATAGTATAGCTGTACAGTTCCTTCTTTAGCAGTAGTTAAGCCATCCTTTAAATCTCCTGAACCATCAGCAAGTTTATTAACTCCATCCTTTAACTCTGGAACTTTATCCTTAAGCCGACCCATTCCATCATAAAGCTCTTTGCTGCCATCAGCAGCTTTTTGCATTCCGTCTTTAACTTCATAAAGACTGTCAAAGGTTACCTTAGTATATTCATCAACAATGTTTTTAGTTAGTTCTGCTTTTAGTTCAGCCAAAACATTTTTATTTATCTGTGCTGCAAGAAAATTCTTTTTCTCATTTGCGGAGTATAGAATACTAGGCGGTTGTGGTTTTCCATCCTTTGCACTAATTACCTTAGCTGAAAAATCCTCTGGAACTACAAATATAGCATAATAGCCACC
The genomic region above belongs to Clostridium swellfunianum and contains:
- a CDS encoding YhgE/Pip domain-containing protein, translated to MNFFKVAGRDISSIFKNRFIRVSVVAIIIVPLLYSLLYLYAFWDPYNRLQDLSVAVVNTDKGTEKDGEAVNYGKDLVDKLKDNDKVGWKFVSKEEAERGLKDKGGYYAIFVVPEDFSAKVISAKDGKPQPPSILYSANEKKNFLAAQINKNVLAELKAELTKNIVDEYTKVTFDSLYEVKDGMQKAADGSKELYDGMGRLKDKVPELKDGVNKLADGSGDLKDGLTTAKEGTVQLYYGANELDSALAKAKDGASQLNEGLGQLNGQVPELKAGISQLYKGSSDLNAGLNQVGAGLNQLNNAVNTGDAQHPSLVQGITSINSGVTRISSTVDALNKLVLLYNNAPTQQQKDYALSQIIAIIPQLNAAVNTDSQTNISLKTGTAMLYNKVVEPKTGLADGVKALNAAVNVGSKNQKSVVAGVGQMTEGLNALNSKIPTLEAGVGKLYAGSSDLSNGLVQIKDGSSKLKNAIAKPEEVKNIAQKQTSSKDTLLGGMTKLQDGGVQLNDGLNTLKSNIPQLEDGVNKLSDGSQELSDKLQEGYDKINKNLLNDSKTMGDFVSQPLTIDEKPMYAVKNYGSGFTPYFIPLSLWVGALMMFFVIKEDVDSDINASSASVVLGKFLSYGIIGIIQAVLASSIVLVLGLTPDNVVLYFLFNILLSFVFIAIIQSLIFLMGDAGRLLAIVLLILQLTACAGTFPLEVVPTFFKVINPLMPFTYAVSGLREVISGLDYNVFAKDSATLAAIMAAFLVFSVLMKGHADRVKERIRQRKNEITA